In the Deltaproteobacteria bacterium genome, one interval contains:
- a CDS encoding Smr/MutS family protein, with the protein MTVLISKFHISASTRKQIGFDVIVAVLAERTSTSRGRELALEHQFFTDRDQVQLSLTRIEQVREILREEKILPVSGATDIRPFATRAAKGAILNGEELRACHGLMRTAMDVRSFLRLRRETMPELAAISTGISDFAALANRIDYMLEPSGRVRDEASETLAAYRRRARNLHSEARRRIDTMLADQNFTPYLQDRYFSIRSERYVLPVNASFRSSVPGIVHNASQTGQTLFIEPQALVDLGNELAIAESLIAEEEQRILQELSASVGDRENDLDHAVDSIGTIDFIQASAHLANDLDANAPELADATADIDLRQMRHPVLALQGKSVVANDVFLRTPTQALIVSGPNAGGKTVSIAAVGLCSLMVRAGLPIPVAAGSRMPLFYGVTSIIGDEQDLKRGLSTFSAHLSAIAEAMQQAGFGWLVLIDEIAADTDPTQGAALARAILEQLLDAGTRVLATTHLDEVKALGITDTRFINARVGLDPISLAPTYRLEIGAAGVSSAIEMAERVGLPTNVISRAREYLRGEGLLAAALTHLEVAEREVETERQELAAQREATAKTQQQLEASKNELEQARRDLKLQINDELLKELEDRRSQATKMIAELQAKASISGAQKAQQRLEELANEVKYDIAKLQAETDVGESAQALVPTEEIDVGTWVKVVSLDKEGRVIKLAGKSAIVEIGTLNTRVKLKDLVGLVQKSKQSQSDHRRLAKAESKLSESIVEGSSDTRCDIRGMRTDEAMSEVERFLDQRYLYGPTRIVIVHGHGSGILKQMVREALEKSPYVASSRPGDRYEGGDGVTVVEIVSA; encoded by the coding sequence ATGACCGTGCTAATATCAAAATTTCATATTTCAGCATCAACTCGCAAACAAATTGGCTTTGACGTCATTGTTGCCGTTTTAGCGGAGCGAACGAGTACTTCAAGAGGTCGCGAGCTTGCTTTAGAACACCAGTTTTTTACTGACCGTGATCAAGTGCAGCTTTCTTTGACTCGCATTGAGCAAGTTCGTGAGATTTTACGTGAAGAAAAAATACTGCCGGTAAGCGGAGCTACTGATATTCGCCCTTTTGCTACCCGTGCAGCTAAAGGCGCTATTCTTAACGGTGAAGAATTACGTGCCTGCCATGGACTGATGCGCACGGCAATGGATGTGCGATCTTTTCTGCGTTTGCGCCGTGAAACCATGCCCGAGCTGGCGGCTATAAGTACTGGGATAAGCGATTTTGCCGCATTAGCCAACCGTATTGATTATATGCTTGAACCATCTGGTCGGGTTCGTGACGAAGCAAGCGAGACTTTAGCTGCATACCGTCGCCGTGCACGCAATTTGCATAGTGAGGCACGTCGACGAATCGATACGATGCTTGCAGACCAAAATTTTACGCCTTACTTGCAGGATCGTTATTTTTCAATACGCTCTGAACGATATGTGCTGCCGGTTAATGCTTCTTTTCGAAGTAGTGTACCTGGCATTGTGCACAACGCCTCACAAACTGGGCAGACACTTTTTATTGAACCGCAAGCGTTAGTTGATTTAGGTAACGAATTAGCTATTGCTGAATCGCTAATAGCTGAAGAAGAGCAACGAATACTTCAAGAACTTTCTGCGTCAGTTGGTGATCGTGAAAACGATTTGGATCACGCGGTCGACAGTATTGGAACAATAGACTTTATTCAAGCAAGTGCCCACTTAGCTAATGATCTAGATGCCAATGCTCCTGAATTAGCTGATGCTACTGCTGACATAGATTTACGCCAGATGCGCCATCCGGTGTTGGCTTTGCAGGGTAAATCTGTAGTGGCAAACGATGTATTTTTACGCACACCAACACAGGCGCTGATCGTTTCGGGCCCAAATGCTGGTGGTAAAACCGTAAGTATTGCTGCGGTGGGGTTATGTTCTCTTATGGTGCGAGCGGGATTGCCGATACCGGTAGCTGCGGGTTCGCGTATGCCGTTATTCTATGGCGTGACTAGTATCATTGGCGATGAGCAAGATCTTAAGCGGGGCTTATCAACCTTTTCTGCGCATCTAAGCGCCATTGCAGAAGCTATGCAACAAGCCGGCTTTGGTTGGTTAGTGTTAATTGATGAGATTGCAGCAGATACTGATCCCACTCAAGGCGCCGCTTTAGCGCGAGCTATTTTAGAACAATTGCTAGATGCCGGTACTCGCGTATTAGCAACTACTCACCTTGATGAAGTCAAAGCTTTAGGTATTACTGATACGCGTTTTATTAATGCTCGTGTTGGGCTTGATCCAATCTCACTTGCTCCAACCTATCGTCTTGAGATTGGCGCTGCTGGCGTTTCAAGTGCTATTGAAATGGCTGAACGTGTTGGGTTACCTACAAATGTAATTAGTCGCGCGCGTGAATATCTGCGTGGTGAAGGTTTATTGGCTGCGGCTTTAACTCACTTAGAAGTTGCAGAGCGTGAAGTAGAAACAGAGCGGCAAGAATTAGCGGCGCAACGTGAAGCTACAGCTAAAACCCAACAGCAATTAGAAGCTAGCAAAAATGAGCTTGAGCAAGCGCGTCGTGACCTTAAATTGCAAATTAACGATGAGCTACTTAAAGAACTTGAAGATAGACGTAGCCAAGCAACAAAAATGATTGCTGAATTGCAAGCAAAAGCAAGTATTAGCGGTGCGCAAAAGGCTCAGCAGCGCTTAGAAGAACTAGCAAATGAGGTTAAATACGATATCGCTAAACTGCAAGCAGAGACAGATGTTGGTGAAAGTGCTCAAGCACTGGTGCCTACCGAAGAAATCGATGTCGGTACATGGGTTAAAGTTGTCTCATTAGATAAAGAGGGTCGGGTAATCAAACTTGCTGGTAAAAGCGCGATAGTAGAAATTGGTACTTTAAATACAAGGGTTAAATTAAAAGATTTGGTCGGACTTGTTCAAAAAAGTAAGCAAAGTCAAAGTGACCATCGACGTTTAGCAAAGGCTGAGTCTAAACTTAGCGAGTCTATAGTTGAGGGCAGTAGTGATACCCGCTGCGATATTCGCGGTATGCGTACTGATGAAGCAATGAGCGAAGTCGAGCGTTTTTTAGACCAGCGTTATTTATATGGCCCTACCCGTATAGTTATTGTTCATGGGCATGGCAGTGGTATTTTAAAGCAAATGGTGCGTGAAGCTTTAGAGAAATCACCTTATGTAGCTAGCAGCAGGCCGGGTGACCGCTATGAAGGCGGCGATGGGGTTACGGTGGTAGAGATAGTTAGTGCTTGA
- a CDS encoding inositol-3-phosphate synthase, producing MKKPIAIKKPTGKLGILLPGMGAVATTFIAGSLLARKGLGKLFGSLSQMGTIRLGKRTEGRSPLIREFIELAGLNNVVFGGWDLFTDDAYTAACKAKVLNLEHLNLIKDEISSIKPMPAVFFPEYVKRLNGEHVKQGKNKMELAEAIRADIRDFIKKNNLDRAVAVWCGSTESYQELSAVHQKIETFEQGLRDSHPAISASMIYGYACIQEGVPYANGAPHHTVDIPALIELAKQREIPISGKDFKSGQTLMKTIIAPGLKARLLGIDGWFSTNILGNRDGEVLDEPTNFRSKEVSKLGVLETILQPEIYPELYEKMYHKVRINYYPPRGDAKESWDNIDIFGWLNYPMQIKIDFLCRDSILAAPIVLDLALFMDLAHRAGFRGIQEWLSFYYKSPMTAPGLYPENDIFIQLMKMKNMLRWMNGEEVITHLGHEYYD from the coding sequence ATGAAAAAACCTATCGCTATTAAAAAACCCACCGGCAAGCTTGGAATTTTACTCCCTGGTATGGGTGCTGTGGCAACAACATTTATCGCTGGTAGTTTACTAGCCCGCAAAGGTTTAGGTAAACTATTTGGTTCACTTTCACAAATGGGCACTATTCGGCTTGGTAAACGCACCGAAGGTCGCAGCCCCCTTATTCGCGAATTCATTGAGCTTGCTGGTCTAAACAATGTTGTCTTTGGCGGCTGGGATCTTTTTACTGATGATGCCTACACTGCCGCTTGCAAAGCAAAAGTCTTAAATCTTGAACACTTAAATCTCATCAAAGATGAAATTAGCAGCATCAAGCCCATGCCTGCAGTGTTTTTTCCTGAATATGTCAAACGTCTTAATGGTGAACATGTAAAGCAAGGCAAAAATAAAATGGAACTTGCTGAGGCTATACGAGCTGACATACGTGATTTTATTAAAAAAAACAATCTTGATCGTGCCGTAGCAGTATGGTGTGGATCAACCGAGTCTTATCAAGAACTTAGCGCAGTGCATCAAAAAATTGAAACTTTTGAACAGGGACTGCGCGATTCTCATCCTGCAATAAGCGCTTCAATGATCTATGGTTATGCCTGCATACAGGAAGGCGTGCCATACGCAAATGGTGCACCGCATCATACAGTTGATATACCAGCGCTAATTGAACTTGCAAAACAACGCGAAATCCCCATTTCGGGCAAAGATTTTAAATCTGGTCAGACGTTAATGAAAACCATTATTGCCCCAGGTTTAAAAGCTCGCTTGTTGGGCATAGATGGTTGGTTTTCAACCAATATTCTGGGTAACCGCGATGGTGAAGTTTTAGATGAACCAACAAATTTCCGCAGCAAAGAAGTTTCAAAGCTTGGTGTTCTTGAGACTATTTTGCAGCCAGAAATTTATCCTGAATTATATGAAAAAATGTATCACAAAGTTCGTATTAACTATTATCCACCGCGCGGTGATGCCAAAGAGAGTTGGGATAATATAGATATTTTCGGTTGGCTAAATTATCCAATGCAAATCAAAATTGACTTTTTATGCCGCGATTCAATTTTAGCCGCTCCAATTGTGCTTGATCTTGCTTTGTTTATGGATTTGGCTCATCGCGCAGGTTTTCGCGGTATCCAAGAATGGCTGTCATTCTATTATAAAAGTCCGATGACCGCCCCTGGGCTTTATCCAGAAAATGATATTTTCATCCAACTAATGAAAATGAAAAATATGCTTCGTTGGATGAACGGCGAAGAAGTAATTACTCATTTGGGTCATGAATACTACGACTAA
- a CDS encoding superoxide dismutase: protein MAFSLPPLPWVESALEPLISAKTISFHYGKHHTAYLNKLNELTDGTAYANQSLETIIMGAAKDKGPLFNNAAQVWNHNFFWNSIKPNGGGEPQGEVASLITESFGSLDKFKEEFKNAAVSQFGSGWAWLCLDGGKFRVIKTTNAELPMLTGLKALVTCDVWEHAYYLDYQNRRPDFVQTFLDKLINWDFVAANLKA, encoded by the coding sequence ATGGCATTCTCTCTTCCACCTCTCCCTTGGGTAGAATCAGCCCTTGAACCGTTAATCTCTGCTAAAACGATTAGTTTTCATTATGGCAAGCATCACACAGCTTATTTAAATAAACTCAATGAGCTTACTGATGGTACGGCTTATGCCAACCAAAGCCTTGAAACTATTATTATGGGCGCCGCAAAAGATAAGGGACCTCTATTTAATAATGCTGCTCAAGTTTGGAATCACAACTTTTTTTGGAACTCTATCAAACCCAATGGTGGCGGTGAACCGCAGGGTGAAGTAGCTTCTTTGATAACCGAAAGTTTCGGTAGTCTTGATAAATTTAAAGAAGAATTTAAAAATGCTGCCGTTTCACAGTTTGGTAGTGGTTGGGCATGGCTTTGTCTTGATGGTGGTAAGTTTAGAGTCATTAAAACAACGAATGCTGAATTGCCAATGTTAACTGGACTAAAAGCATTAGTTACTTGTGATGTTTGGGAGCATGCATATTATCTAGACTATCAAAATCGTCGCCCAGACTTTGTGCAGACATTTTTAGATAAGCTTATTAACTGGGATTTTGTTGCTGCCAATTTAAAAGCTTAA